GCGCTGGGCGACAACCTCGTGATCATGCACGAGGGGCGGGTGGTCCAACAAGGACCGGCCCATGAAGTCTTCAACCGTCCCGGCAGTATCGCGGCAGCCGGCATTCTCGCCGTCGAAACCATCCGGCCCGGGCGCGTCTTGGAGATGGCCGAGGGCTTGGTCACCGTGGCCGTTGGCGATATTCGGCTCACGGCGCTCAGTCACGGCCTCCCAGCGGGCACAAGCGAGGTGTTCGTGTGCATCCGGGCCGAAGACGTTATTCTGACCCGGGGTGAAGAAGGCCAGAGCAGTGCCCGCAACCAGTTATCCGCGACCGTTTCCACCTTGGTGCGCGAAGGTCCACTGGTGCGGGTGGATTCGGACTGCGGCTTTCCGCTAACAGCCCTGCTCACCAAACAAGGCTGTGAAGAAATGGCCTTGCGCGAAGGCGCGCGCGTGTACGCGCTGGTCAAAGCCCCCCATATCCATTTGATACCACACGTGGCCTGAGGTGTCGTTACTGGAAGATTGAGATGGCATTCAAAGTTTTTTCATTTCACGCTTGCCATCAAAGGGACCTTTCTTTTCCATGTGGTCATGTCGCGCAAATCAAGAGTCCAATTTCCGGGGGCCATCAACGCCATGGGGATCGGCGGGAGGACATTTATCCAGATGCCGTGGATCTGCGTATTTCTTTGGGAACGATTCAAAAGGAGGTATCATGAAAAAACAGGCAAATGGTCTGTCCCCCCACCGACCTTGACTTCCGAGTATCGACCGGTAGAGGTGGAGGAATAGGCCGAATGAAAAAGCAATATCCTGCCGGTGAATCGTTCGTGAATTTGGCCTCTCTTGCCATGTTCGCGTTACTTTGCTCAGGAAGCATCGTTGCCGCTGCGCCAGCCATCGATGTGCAGCAGCCGCTGGGAATATCTCTTATCGATGGCGGGTCCATTGTTGATTTCGGGATTGCGGCAACGGGCGGCAGTGGGACGGCAAAAACCTTTTCCATTTTCAATCTCGGCGCGGCGAATCTGTCGGGAATCATCATCACCAAAGATGGCTTGAACAGCAGCAATTTCACCGTCAACACATCGGGGATGAGCACCACAGTGGCTCCCGGCAGCAACACAACATTCAAAGTCACTTTCGTGCCTAATGCGGACGGCGTCCTCACGGCTGCGATTCACGTGGCAAGTAATGACCCAAGCAAGAGTCCGTTCGACATCTCTTTGGTAGGAGAAGGCCGCACTTTCGTGGTAGTAAGCTTGAACAACCCATCTGATACCGGGCCGACCACTAAGGGCCTTAATGCGGCTGGACTGGTTCTCAACGTGAACCTTGGTTTCGCCCCGGCACCCGGGACGCAGTTGGTTGCAGTGAATAACACTTCGCCCGATCCGGTTTCCGGATTCTTCCGCAACGCACCGGATGGCGGAACCATCCCGATAACCATTGGTGGCCAAACGTTCTTCTTCCTAGTTCGCTACGACGGTGGCGATGGCAATGATGTCGTGCTTAAGGCGGTAGATTGGGGACACCTCAACCTCGGAGGTTGCGGCATGGTTCTGCTTTTGAAGCGCGACCCTCGAATCACAAATGCCACTCATCTCTACATCGGCAGCGATGTCGCAGGTATCTGGCGCAGCAAGAATGCTGGCACAAGTTGGGAGCAGTTGACGCCTTGGAGAATGCTGGACACGCAGGATTGGTTTCCCGATCCCACGGATGCCCAAGGTTTCTTTGTAGCCTCGCAGAAGGGAGTATGGCGCGTTTCAGGAGATGGGTATTCCTGGAATCAATATGGAACCTTCCCTTCCGGGGAGGTGTGTGCCCTTGGAGGCGCCGTCGATACAGCGACAACCAATCTTGTGATGTATGCTGGTGTGGGTAACGCACGTTATAAAAACATCCCATCGGGTTTCACTGCGGGCCTCTATAAGCGCATTGGCGCAGGGGCATGGTCACTTCTTTCCGTCACCGTATCATCCACCACCCTCACTAATGCTGTCGTTGGCCTAGAGGTGAACCCGGCGAACCCTAACCAACTTTGGATTTGCGGTCCGCAGGGGGTTTTCTACTCGCTGAATGGTGGTACCACGTGGGAATTGCGCACCAATGGGCTGCCTAAAGGAAATGTGAACCGCATTCTCGTGAACCCTGGATACTTTTCGGACGATTCGATTTGCGTCGTGGAAAATGGCGGAGTTTTCCGGTGGAACGGCGGGATTTGGCTAGACCTCAGTGGCGCAGGCGGAACGGGTCCGCTACCAACGGCAACGCCGTGGCAAAGTCTGGCTTGGGACAGTGCGTTTCCTTTTGGCGAGCGGCTGCTCGTCATCACCAGCGGAACTTCGACGGGAGCGTGCTATTACACTCAGAACGGCAATACCAACACTCCGGTTTGGTCAGAGCGCAGCGCTGTGGGAACGCAGCCGTATGGTTGGGCTCCCGGGGCTTCGCCCAATGCTTGTGTCCTCTATAGTAATACGGGGTTTGTTGCGCGCTCCGCTGCTGTAAAATCGCCCAACCTTACCCTTTCATCAGCGGGTTCATATTATTGGAGAGCAATGTATTCCCAAGTGAACGGGAGCAATGCGCTCAATCAGACTCTCTGGACCGAACGAGGTTTTCAGAACACAGTCGCTGCAGCCATCGCAGCCAGCCCAGTGGATCCCAACCGAATTATGGTGGGAAGCTTCGACATAGGAATGTGGTTGACCACAAACGGGGGGGTGAGTTGGGCAAACAAGAGTCCTATTCGTGCTAGCAGCGGAGTTGGCACGGCGGGAGCCGTCGCGTTCAGTCCGTTGGACCCCACCAAGGTTTACTGCGGCGGACGGGACACCGTGGCCGGTTCACCGGGCAATTCGGCCATCAAGTTCAGCAGTGATTCGGGAGAAACTTGGA
Above is a genomic segment from Verrucomicrobiota bacterium containing:
- a CDS encoding choice-of-anchor D domain-containing protein produces the protein MKKQYPAGESFVNLASLAMFALLCSGSIVAAAPAIDVQQPLGISLIDGGSIVDFGIAATGGSGTAKTFSIFNLGAANLSGIIITKDGLNSSNFTVNTSGMSTTVAPGSNTTFKVTFVPNADGVLTAAIHVASNDPSKSPFDISLVGEGRTFVVVSLNNPSDTGPTTKGLNAAGLVLNVNLGFAPAPGTQLVAVNNTSPDPVSGFFRNAPDGGTIPITIGGQTFFFLVRYDGGDGNDVVLKAVDWGHLNLGGCGMVLLLKRDPRITNATHLYIGSDVAGIWRSKNAGTSWEQLTPWRMLDTQDWFPDPTDAQGFFVASQKGVWRVSGDGYSWNQYGTFPSGEVCALGGAVDTATTNLVMYAGVGNARYKNIPSGFTAGLYKRIGAGAWSLLSVTVSSTTLTNAVVGLEVNPANPNQLWICGPQGVFYSLNGGTTWELRTNGLPKGNVNRILVNPGYFSDDSICVVENGGVFRWNGGIWLDLSGAGGTGPLPTATPWQSLAWDSAFPFGERLLVITSGTSTGACYYTQNGNTNTPVWSERSAVGTQPYGWAPGASPNACVLYSNTGFVARSAAVKSPNLTLSSAGSYYWRAMYSQVNGSNALNQTLWTERGFQNTVAAAIAASPVDPNRIMVGSFDIGMWLTTNGGVSWANKSPIRASSGVGTAGAVAFSPLDPTKVYCGGRDTVAGSPGNSAIKFSSDSGETWTDISSATFPGYNNAPQDFAFAPDGTLFVAANPESPFTTEGGVWMRITSPSPDWACIGLSGKACRSVSLAPFASDRILVGTLSSAGVYYGRYQANVWSFTRILNTSTECWHVRGV